One genomic window of Evansella cellulosilytica DSM 2522 includes the following:
- a CDS encoding rhodanese-like domain-containing protein, translated as MMKNKMIYILPVLLLIGYFGYQYFLSYGIEEISTKELEALLLEENDDYFFVDVREVHEYEEAHIEGMANVPLSRLESTYSSVPKDKTVVIICRSGKRSLEAANILKGKGYDDLVHVKGGMLTWDGEVTS; from the coding sequence ATGATGAAAAATAAAATGATATATATTTTGCCGGTACTCCTATTAATAGGCTACTTTGGCTATCAATATTTTCTATCATATGGAATAGAAGAAATAAGCACAAAAGAGTTAGAAGCATTATTGCTAGAAGAAAACGATGATTATTTTTTCGTTGATGTTCGCGAAGTGCATGAATATGAAGAGGCGCATATAGAAGGGATGGCGAACGTGCCATTAAGTCGTTTAGAATCTACGTACTCTTCGGTTCCAAAAGATAAGACAGTTGTCATTATTTGCAGAAGCGGAAAACGAAGTTTAGAGGCAGCTAATATATTGAAAGGAAAAGGCTATGACGATCTCGTTCATGTAAAGGGCGGCATGCTTACATGGGATGGGGAAGTTACTAGCTGA
- a CDS encoding metal-sensitive transcriptional regulator, producing MKYNAQMKNRVKRIEGQVKAILRMMEEEKDCKDIVVQMSAARNALDRTLGLVVSTNLEQCVREQIEKGEDTEPLIQEAVNLLVKSR from the coding sequence ATGAAATATAATGCTCAAATGAAAAATAGAGTAAAAAGAATAGAAGGACAAGTAAAAGCAATTTTAAGGATGATGGAGGAAGAAAAGGATTGTAAAGATATTGTCGTACAAATGTCTGCAGCAAGAAATGCCCTCGATAGAACTCTCGGTTTAGTTGTAAGTACTAACTTGGAGCAATGTGTGCGAGAGCAAATTGAAAAAGGAGAAGACACTGAACCTCTTATTCAAGAAGCTGTTAATTTGTTAGTGAAAAGTAGGTAA
- a CDS encoding rhodanese-like domain-containing protein: protein MNIFYIAIAVLLIWFIFLRFIPAKGVKQLNTYQLNDILEEKKYQFIDVRTPGEFKQNHISNFKNIPLGELMHRYGELNKEQEVVLICQSGMRSNKASKLLKRLGFSKITNIKGGMAAWSHQ, encoded by the coding sequence ATGAATATTTTTTATATCGCTATAGCTGTACTACTTATTTGGTTCATTTTTTTAAGGTTTATACCAGCTAAAGGCGTTAAACAATTAAATACTTATCAGCTAAATGACATTTTAGAAGAGAAAAAGTATCAGTTTATAGATGTGCGTACTCCTGGCGAATTTAAACAAAATCATATAAGTAACTTTAAAAATATTCCACTTGGAGAATTAATGCACCGGTACGGAGAGCTCAATAAAGAACAAGAGGTTGTTTTGATTTGTCAAAGCGGGATGAGAAGCAATAAAGCAAGTAAACTATTAAAGAGGCTAGGATTCTCTAAAATTACAAACATAAAAGGTGGAATGGCGGCTTGGAGCCATCAATAA
- a CDS encoding ArsR/SmtB family transcription factor, with protein sequence MAKDACDIYCFDEEKVGRLKVEMKEEEITDTSNIFKVLADPTRLKIAYSLTLEEELCVCDIANVIQSSTATASHHLRSLKKQGLARHRKEGKLVFYRLDDDHVKQLIKIAFDHQREGKMEDDETK encoded by the coding sequence ATGGCAAAAGACGCGTGTGATATTTATTGCTTTGATGAAGAAAAGGTAGGTCGTTTAAAAGTAGAAATGAAAGAGGAGGAAATTACTGATACGAGCAATATTTTTAAAGTGCTTGCTGACCCTACTAGATTGAAGATTGCATATTCCCTCACATTAGAGGAAGAACTTTGTGTATGTGATATCGCAAACGTCATTCAGTCATCTACAGCAACAGCCTCTCATCACTTACGCTCATTGAAGAAGCAAGGATTAGCAAGACATCGTAAAGAGGGAAAGCTTGTTTTCTATCGTTTAGATGATGATCATGTAAAGCAATTAATTAAAATTGCTTTTGATCATCAACGAGAGGGGAAAATGGAGGATGACGAAACAAAATAG
- a CDS encoding heavy metal translocating P-type ATPase, producing MTKQNSEQFVVQGFTCANCAARFEKNVKNISTVDDATVNFSIGKIKVDGEVTIEQLEEAGAFENLKVRKESESAEPQQPFWKKRENILVYFASILVITGWSLVFSYGEGHLLTIGVFLIAIVIGGYRLFLQGLKNLFQLQFDMKTLMTIAIIGAAIIGEWGEGALVVILFAISEALERYSMESARRSIRSLVDVTPKEATVVRDGLESTIPVKEIKVGDHIIVKPGEKLAVDGVVTKGTSAINEASITGESIPQTKQAGDNVYAATLNEEGVLEVKATKEVNDTTIAKIIHLVEEAQNNKAPAQQFIDRFATYYTPAIMLLALLVAVVPPLLFSASWEQWIYLGLATLVVGCPCALVISTPVAIVTAISNSAKKGILIKGGIYLEKARAIDVIAFDKTGTLTRGFPEVTNIVGLSVEEKDVLAHAYALEKHSQHPLAKAIVRKAEAHLKSEDYQEMVIEDTNSLTGKGVSAIVNGRMMYVSSPAYVNENYPTLITNAHVNEITKLQNEGKTVVVVGSEEKVFGLIGLRDEVRPNVKKIVAKLGKAGVKHIVMLTGDNKATASAIAREAGVTEVHAELLPEEKLQHIKNWIENGYRVAMVGDGMNDAPALALADVGVAMGTIGTDTALETADIALMGDDLEKLTDLKLLSKKTMQIIKQNIVFSLGLKAVALLLVPFGWLTLWIAIFADMGATLLVTFNSLRLYRIKMKE from the coding sequence ATGACGAAACAAAATAGTGAGCAATTTGTCGTTCAAGGGTTTACGTGCGCTAATTGTGCCGCACGATTTGAAAAAAACGTAAAGAACATTTCAACTGTCGATGATGCAACAGTCAATTTTTCTATTGGAAAAATAAAGGTTGATGGAGAAGTAACGATAGAACAACTAGAAGAAGCAGGTGCTTTTGAGAATTTAAAGGTGAGAAAAGAAAGTGAATCGGCTGAGCCGCAACAACCTTTTTGGAAAAAAAGAGAAAATATCCTTGTCTATTTTGCTAGTATACTTGTCATTACAGGCTGGAGTCTTGTGTTTTCTTACGGCGAAGGGCATCTATTAACAATCGGCGTCTTTTTAATTGCAATAGTGATTGGTGGATACCGCTTATTTTTACAAGGGTTAAAAAACCTTTTTCAGCTACAATTTGATATGAAAACTCTAATGACAATTGCGATTATCGGAGCTGCCATTATTGGTGAGTGGGGGGAAGGAGCACTTGTCGTCATCTTATTTGCGATAAGTGAAGCGTTAGAGCGATATTCAATGGAAAGCGCGCGAAGGTCTATTCGCTCCTTAGTCGATGTGACACCGAAGGAAGCGACTGTCGTAAGAGATGGACTTGAATCTACTATCCCTGTGAAGGAAATCAAGGTAGGAGATCACATTATCGTAAAGCCTGGCGAAAAGCTAGCAGTTGATGGTGTTGTCACGAAGGGGACATCTGCAATAAATGAAGCGAGTATAACAGGTGAAAGTATACCGCAAACAAAACAGGCTGGAGACAATGTTTATGCTGCGACACTAAATGAAGAAGGTGTGCTTGAAGTCAAAGCTACAAAAGAAGTGAATGATACGACGATAGCAAAAATTATCCATTTAGTAGAAGAAGCACAAAACAATAAAGCACCAGCACAGCAATTTATTGATCGTTTTGCAACATATTATACACCTGCAATAATGCTATTAGCACTATTAGTTGCGGTTGTTCCTCCTCTCCTTTTTTCAGCAAGCTGGGAGCAATGGATTTACTTAGGTCTTGCAACACTTGTTGTCGGCTGTCCATGTGCACTTGTTATTTCGACCCCAGTCGCGATCGTTACAGCAATTAGTAACAGTGCAAAAAAAGGGATTCTAATAAAAGGTGGTATATATTTAGAAAAAGCTCGTGCTATTGATGTCATCGCATTTGATAAAACCGGCACGCTTACGAGAGGTTTTCCAGAAGTGACTAATATCGTTGGGCTATCTGTTGAAGAGAAAGACGTGCTAGCACACGCCTATGCGCTGGAAAAACACTCGCAGCATCCGTTAGCAAAGGCAATCGTGAGAAAAGCAGAAGCACATCTAAAAAGCGAAGATTATCAAGAAATGGTCATTGAAGATACTAACTCATTAACAGGAAAAGGTGTTAGTGCAATCGTGAATGGGAGAATGATGTATGTAAGTAGCCCAGCGTATGTTAATGAGAATTACCCAACCCTCATAACAAATGCACACGTAAATGAAATTACGAAGCTGCAAAATGAAGGGAAAACAGTTGTAGTAGTTGGTTCCGAGGAAAAAGTGTTTGGACTAATTGGATTACGAGATGAAGTCAGACCAAACGTAAAAAAAATAGTAGCAAAACTAGGAAAAGCAGGCGTGAAGCATATAGTGATGTTAACTGGTGACAACAAAGCTACAGCAAGTGCCATTGCTCGTGAAGCGGGAGTAACCGAAGTACACGCTGAGTTACTACCAGAAGAAAAACTACAACATATTAAAAATTGGATCGAAAATGGCTATCGAGTTGCCATGGTTGGAGATGGAATGAATGATGCGCCAGCCTTAGCATTGGCTGACGTAGGAGTGGCAATGGGCACAATAGGAACAGACACTGCTTTAGAGACAGCCGACATTGCTCTTATGGGAGACGACCTTGAAAAGCTTACTGACTTGAAGCTCTTGAGCAAAAAGACAATGCAGATCATTAAACAAAATATTGTATTTTCACTTGGACTTAAAGCCGTGGCACTTTTACTCGTTCCTTTTGGCTGGCTAACACTATGGATAGCCATTTTTGCGGATATGGGAGCAACTTTACTCGTCACTTTTAATAGCTTACGTTTGTATCGGATAAAAATGAAAGAGTGA
- a CDS encoding flavin reductase family protein, producing the protein MLQSTDKTVLHCYPGLVALVTAKHESTQNIMAAGWHSYISYDPAIYGVAVAKERFTHHLIKNSESFAINFIPAEFAHYIEGSGKLTGANGDKFTTLKIDWKSGETVNSPILKDAYVAYECKVIDMQTYGDHDWIVGKITKFHKDSTKFTDKGLPNFSAVELPIYLGQSKYIIANQSTTVKEVSLDKE; encoded by the coding sequence ATGTTACAAAGTACTGACAAAACTGTACTCCATTGCTATCCTGGACTAGTTGCTTTAGTGACAGCAAAGCATGAAAGTACGCAAAATATTATGGCTGCTGGTTGGCATTCCTACATATCCTATGATCCCGCTATTTATGGTGTTGCAGTCGCTAAAGAGCGGTTTACTCATCACCTCATTAAAAATAGTGAATCGTTTGCTATTAATTTCATTCCTGCCGAATTTGCACATTATATTGAAGGATCAGGTAAGTTAACAGGGGCTAATGGAGACAAATTTACAACACTAAAAATAGATTGGAAATCAGGCGAAACAGTTAATTCGCCTATTTTGAAAGATGCTTATGTTGCTTATGAATGTAAGGTCATAGACATGCAAACTTATGGGGACCACGATTGGATTGTTGGAAAGATTACAAAGTTTCATAAAGATTCTACTAAATTTACTGATAAAGGATTACCAAACTTTAGTGCTGTTGAGCTACCGATTTATTTGGGGCAGTCGAAATATATCATCGCTAATCAATCCACAACAGTGAAAGAAGTTAGTTTGGATAAGGAGTAA
- a CDS encoding GerMN domain-containing protein, producing MKKIFFGTLLSFVITLSLSGCGQGEENDNTTPIDRSGADDTEQEIVEDDTTDNLDEGIENEEDNNKEEEEADSQLREDDETATQTDDVEMVDNVVLYFSDDQLMEMYRVNTDVSVPANEEGAKNAYELWTAGPLQENLVSLLPETTTVQSVTFEDDVAYVSFSENILEANLGSSGELMLIEQIALIAKQFGVGKTQILIGGEVHESFLGHMDTSEPFTAGNPEDYEVVE from the coding sequence ATGAAGAAAATATTCTTTGGTACGCTTCTAAGCTTTGTCATTACTTTATCTCTTTCAGGGTGTGGGCAAGGGGAAGAAAATGATAATACGACACCTATCGACCGCTCAGGAGCAGATGATACGGAACAAGAAATAGTCGAAGATGACACAACTGACAATCTCGATGAAGGTATTGAGAATGAAGAAGATAACAATAAAGAGGAAGAAGAAGCAGATAGTCAGCTAAGGGAAGATGATGAAACTGCTACACAAACAGATGATGTGGAAATGGTTGATAACGTAGTACTTTATTTCTCTGACGATCAATTAATGGAAATGTATCGCGTGAATACCGATGTTTCTGTTCCTGCAAATGAAGAAGGTGCAAAAAATGCATATGAACTTTGGACTGCTGGGCCACTTCAAGAAAACTTAGTTAGCCTTCTACCCGAAACGACAACTGTGCAATCTGTTACTTTTGAAGATGATGTTGCTTATGTTTCCTTCTCAGAAAACATTTTAGAAGCTAACCTTGGGTCATCTGGTGAACTGATGTTAATTGAGCAAATTGCACTCATCGCAAAGCAATTTGGTGTTGGTAAGACACAAATTTTAATCGGTGGGGAAGTTCATGAGTCGTTTTTAGGACATATGGATACAAGTGAACCATTTACTGCTGGAAACCCAGAAGACTATGAAGTCGTAGAATAA
- a CDS encoding DUF4097 family beta strand repeat-containing protein yields the protein MGGYKVGKVTLGFFLIFIGVVWIVQQLIGASLLKYVMTYGWFIILIILVLEYANKYFNRVEEKKISFDGFSVSVLFIFMLISGGIFSVQKTGVVDVFFFLGPENSIEIEEEYEVDDLNLFLMEYVNGSIEVVGEDTSTVHIEGKVTSRHYDESGIAENFEKARKVEEGEGSFEYVVKESSSIFSSNRNHLTIEFVITVPKEALLEIEAVNGSLTASHIENGVSLKTTNGDIEINDVVGHATVRSTNGSLSLASIIGEIEAVTTNGKISVKNVDGKVLARGTNGAIDIESHQVGGDWEIKTTNGKISIDIPKEANVYIEGETSNGSVDGNLEWERKYAGELVLTRRQGSSTLGDGTYSIIVNGTNGGIEVNTH from the coding sequence GTGGGAGGTTACAAGGTTGGTAAGGTGACATTAGGATTCTTTCTTATTTTTATTGGAGTTGTATGGATAGTTCAGCAATTAATAGGGGCTTCACTGTTAAAATATGTCATGACATATGGCTGGTTTATTATACTTATTATCCTCGTATTAGAGTATGCGAATAAATATTTTAATAGAGTAGAAGAGAAGAAGATATCGTTTGATGGTTTTTCAGTGAGTGTGCTTTTTATTTTCATGCTGATTAGTGGAGGGATATTTTCGGTTCAAAAAACAGGAGTTGTTGATGTGTTCTTTTTTCTCGGACCGGAGAATTCAATTGAAATTGAAGAGGAATATGAAGTTGACGATTTAAATCTCTTTTTAATGGAATATGTTAATGGTTCTATAGAAGTCGTTGGGGAAGATACATCAACGGTACATATCGAAGGAAAAGTGACATCTCGTCATTATGATGAATCAGGTATTGCAGAGAACTTTGAAAAAGCGAGAAAAGTAGAAGAAGGGGAAGGTAGCTTTGAGTATGTCGTGAAAGAGTCTTCGTCTATTTTTTCATCAAATAGAAACCATTTAACGATTGAGTTTGTGATTACGGTGCCGAAAGAGGCTTTATTAGAGATTGAGGCTGTAAATGGTTCTTTAACAGCTTCTCATATTGAAAATGGGGTAAGTTTAAAGACTACTAACGGTGATATTGAAATTAACGATGTTGTTGGTCATGCAACTGTTCGCAGTACAAATGGAAGTTTAAGTTTAGCTAGTATTATAGGTGAAATTGAAGCAGTGACGACGAATGGAAAAATTAGCGTGAAAAATGTAGATGGAAAGGTTCTTGCTAGAGGGACGAACGGTGCTATAGATATAGAGAGTCATCAAGTGGGGGGAGATTGGGAAATAAAAACGACAAATGGAAAAATTTCAATCGACATACCGAAGGAAGCTAATGTTTATATTGAAGGGGAAACGAGCAATGGGTCGGTAGACGGAAATCTTGAGTGGGAGAGGAAATATGCAGGGGAATTAGTGTTAACGAGGAGACAAGGTTCTTCCACGTTAGGCGATGGCACTTACTCCATTATCGTCAATGGAACAAATGGTGGGATAGAGGTAAATACGCACTAA
- a CDS encoding glycine betaine ABC transporter substrate-binding protein: MLNWKRLGLAGGLSLTLLVAGCGDADTDGDATEGDTTEGETAGEETTDEATTNEEGGEIELVYVEWDSEVASTHVIGQVLADQGYDVTLTPIDNAIMWQSVANGEADGMVAAWLPATHGDLYEEYSDSLVDLGTNLEGAKIGLVVPSYMTIDSIEDLDQYADELGSTITGIEPGAGVVQAAETAVDEDYANLDGWDVQTSSSGAMAQALGEAVNNEEPIVVTGWTPHWKFASYDLKYLDDPQGSFGEAEYIATMVREGLQEDLPGAYQILDQFNWTAADMEEVMLDIQEGASAEDAAAAWIEANEEKVAEWVAGVE, encoded by the coding sequence ATGTTAAACTGGAAACGTCTTGGCCTTGCAGGAGGTCTTTCATTAACGCTATTAGTAGCTGGTTGTGGCGACGCTGACACTGATGGTGATGCTACTGAAGGTGATACTACTGAAGGAGAAACAGCTGGCGAAGAAACAACTGATGAAGCTACAACTAATGAAGAAGGTGGCGAAATCGAGCTAGTATACGTAGAGTGGGATTCTGAAGTTGCATCTACTCATGTCATCGGGCAAGTTTTAGCAGATCAAGGATATGATGTAACATTAACACCAATCGATAATGCAATTATGTGGCAATCTGTTGCAAACGGAGAAGCTGATGGTATGGTTGCAGCATGGTTACCTGCAACACATGGTGATCTTTACGAAGAGTATTCCGATAGTTTAGTAGACTTAGGAACAAATCTTGAAGGAGCTAAAATTGGTTTAGTTGTTCCTTCTTATATGACAATTGACTCTATCGAAGACTTAGACCAATATGCGGATGAGTTAGGAAGCACGATCACTGGTATCGAGCCAGGTGCTGGAGTTGTTCAAGCTGCTGAAACTGCAGTTGACGAAGACTACGCTAACCTAGATGGTTGGGATGTTCAAACATCTTCTAGTGGTGCAATGGCACAAGCATTAGGAGAAGCGGTTAATAATGAAGAGCCTATCGTTGTTACTGGTTGGACTCCACACTGGAAATTCGCTTCTTACGATCTTAAGTATTTAGATGATCCACAAGGTTCTTTTGGTGAAGCAGAATACATTGCAACAATGGTACGCGAAGGTTTACAGGAAGATTTACCTGGTGCATACCAAATCTTAGACCAGTTTAACTGGACTGCTGCTGATATGGAAGAAGTTATGCTTGATATTCAAGAAGGAGCATCAGCTGAAGATGCTGCAGCTGCTTGGATTGAAGCTAACGAAGAAAAAGTAGCAGAGTGGGTTGCAGGAGTAGAATAA
- a CDS encoding ABC transporter permease — protein MFDTIRDYINTVLDFIVRLVNFELVPAIPIAEGTKNTIDWITSTFSFIFTPIRVHYSTFMEWTAELIYSVPPIITILVVAVIAYFLTGRKFGLPAFSIVGLWLIHNQGLWEELMYTFTLVLNASILSVIIGVPIGILMAKNNTAEAIIKPVLDFMQTMPAFVYLLPAVAFFSIGMVPGVFASLVFATPPTIRFTNLGIRQVSKELVEAADAFGSTGSQKLFKVELPMARATIMAGINQTVMLALSMVVIASMIGAKGLGREVLSALQRAQVGPGFVAGIGIVILAIIIDRLTQSVNTKKN, from the coding sequence ATGTTTGATACAATTCGTGACTATATCAATACAGTTCTCGATTTTATTGTAAGACTTGTTAATTTTGAACTCGTTCCAGCAATTCCTATTGCAGAAGGAACAAAAAATACAATTGATTGGATTACGAGTACATTCTCGTTTATTTTCACACCGATTCGTGTTCATTACAGTACTTTTATGGAGTGGACCGCAGAACTAATTTATAGTGTACCACCTATTATTACGATTTTAGTAGTTGCTGTTATTGCTTATTTCCTTACAGGTAGAAAGTTTGGACTTCCAGCATTTTCTATTGTAGGTCTTTGGCTTATTCATAACCAAGGCTTATGGGAAGAGTTGATGTATACATTCACTTTAGTTTTAAACGCAAGTATTTTATCGGTGATTATCGGTGTTCCAATCGGGATTTTAATGGCTAAAAACAATACGGCTGAAGCAATTATTAAGCCAGTATTAGACTTTATGCAAACTATGCCTGCATTCGTATATTTACTACCTGCTGTTGCTTTCTTTAGTATCGGTATGGTACCTGGTGTCTTTGCATCTCTAGTCTTTGCAACACCACCAACAATTCGCTTTACAAACCTTGGTATTCGCCAAGTTTCAAAAGAACTCGTTGAAGCAGCTGATGCTTTTGGTAGCACAGGTTCTCAAAAACTATTTAAAGTGGAGCTACCAATGGCAAGAGCAACGATTATGGCTGGTATAAACCAAACAGTTATGCTCGCACTTTCCATGGTCGTTATCGCATCGATGATCGGTGCGAAAGGCTTAGGAAGAGAAGTATTATCTGCGCTACAGCGCGCCCAGGTTGGACCTGGTTTCGTAGCAGGGATAGGGATTGTTATTCTTGCCATCATTATTGATAGATTGACGCAAAGCGTGAATACAAAAAAGAATTAA
- a CDS encoding quaternary amine ABC transporter ATP-binding protein: MAKIKVDKLTKLFGKKQKQASNMLKEGKSKNEILQECGVTVGVNQASFEVQDGEIFVIMGLSGSGKSTLVRLLNRLIQPTSGSVWVDNEDLANISEEQLREVRRKKMSMVFQKFGLFPYRTILQNVEYGLEVQGIDKEQRTKTALSSLELVGLKGYEDQYPDQLSGGMQQRVGLARALANDPEVLLMDEAFSALDPLIRKDMQDELLDLQVSMKKTIIFITHDLDEALRIGDRIALMKDGSIVQIGTPEEILVNPANDYVEKFVEDVDRSKVLTAQHIMKRPETVNIDKHGPRVALERMREEGISSMFVVDSNRNLKGYITADDASAAKKNGITNLSEILHNNIPKVEKDTPMHDIFNIIHDSPIPVAVIDNNKLVGIIVRGAVIAALAGDGEVKFNV; encoded by the coding sequence GTGGCTAAAATAAAAGTTGATAAATTAACGAAGCTGTTTGGAAAAAAGCAAAAACAAGCTTCAAACATGTTAAAGGAAGGTAAGTCAAAAAATGAGATCCTTCAAGAATGCGGTGTAACCGTCGGGGTTAATCAAGCTTCTTTCGAAGTACAAGACGGTGAAATATTCGTTATTATGGGGCTCTCTGGAAGTGGTAAATCCACACTCGTACGTTTGTTAAATAGACTCATTCAACCTACTAGTGGAAGTGTATGGGTGGACAATGAGGACCTTGCAAACATAAGTGAAGAACAATTAAGAGAAGTTAGACGAAAAAAAATGAGTATGGTGTTTCAAAAGTTCGGATTATTTCCATATAGAACGATTTTACAAAACGTAGAATACGGATTAGAGGTTCAAGGAATTGATAAAGAACAACGTACGAAAACCGCTCTAAGTTCTCTTGAACTAGTTGGACTTAAAGGATATGAAGATCAATATCCTGACCAGCTATCTGGTGGTATGCAGCAGCGTGTAGGACTTGCTCGTGCGCTAGCAAACGATCCTGAAGTTTTATTAATGGATGAAGCCTTTTCTGCACTAGACCCGTTGATTCGTAAAGATATGCAAGATGAATTACTAGACCTGCAAGTTTCTATGAAAAAAACGATCATCTTTATTACGCATGATTTAGATGAAGCGTTACGCATCGGTGATCGAATTGCACTGATGAAAGACGGTTCTATCGTACAAATTGGTACACCAGAAGAAATACTAGTCAATCCAGCAAATGACTACGTTGAAAAATTTGTCGAGGACGTTGACCGTTCAAAAGTACTTACAGCGCAACACATTATGAAGCGTCCAGAAACTGTGAATATCGATAAACATGGTCCGCGTGTTGCACTAGAGAGAATGCGAGAAGAAGGAATATCCAGTATGTTTGTCGTCGATAGCAACCGAAACTTAAAAGGCTATATTACAGCAGATGATGCTTCTGCTGCCAAAAAGAATGGGATTACTAATTTAAGTGAGATTTTGCATAACAATATTCCTAAAGTAGAAAAAGACACACCAATGCACGATATTTTCAATATTATTCATGACTCACCTATCCCAGTAGCAGTCATCGATAACAACAAGCTTGTTGGAATTATTGTACGTGGTGCAGTAATCGCAGCACTAGCTGGAGATGGTGAGGTGAAGTTCAATGTTTGA
- a CDS encoding GbsR/MarR family transcriptional regulator codes for MRSEEKLQKDIDALEEARNRFITEIAKNIHLYNITPSAGRLYGTVFFAEEPMTLDEMSKAMGMSKTSMSTGIRSLLDANMVERVWERGIRKDLYKAEDDWYKSFSNVFINRWRNATELNLDAIKETKQLHLKLLKDTDSEDIRKKVTLDLEKLEEAEQYYYWLTNVISLFETGEIYDIVPKHKKSD; via the coding sequence ATGCGTAGCGAGGAAAAGTTACAAAAAGACATAGATGCTCTTGAAGAAGCACGCAATCGTTTTATTACTGAAATCGCAAAGAATATTCATTTATATAATATTACGCCATCTGCTGGTCGATTATACGGCACTGTTTTTTTTGCTGAAGAGCCAATGACACTAGATGAAATGAGTAAAGCGATGGGAATGAGTAAAACGAGTATGAGTACCGGAATTCGTTCTTTACTAGATGCTAATATGGTTGAACGAGTTTGGGAGAGAGGGATCAGAAAAGATCTATATAAGGCAGAGGATGATTGGTATAAATCTTTCTCCAATGTGTTTATAAATAGGTGGCGAAATGCAACTGAATTAAATTTAGATGCAATAAAAGAAACGAAGCAGCTTCATTTAAAACTTCTTAAAGATACTGATAGTGAGGATATTAGAAAAAAAGTGACATTAGATTTAGAAAAATTAGAAGAAGCCGAACAATATTATTATTGGCTAACTAATGTCATTAGTTTATTTGAAACAGGTGAGATTTATGATATCGTCCCAAAGCATAAAAAATCAGACTGA
- the sigX gene encoding RNA polymerase sigma factor SigX, translating to MREEFDRLYETYHNTLFQYLFYMVRNREVAEELVQEVYIKVLHSYQSFKGKSSEKTWLYSVAKHVGIDWIRGQSRKKRKIDGQQFEWSEREYEIHDHAPLPEEILLQKDELQQIYKKLQLCSEDQQQVIILRYIQSLSISETADVLGWTESKVKTTQHRAIKALKKQLMQDDFDVKEASE from the coding sequence GTGAGGGAGGAATTTGATCGTTTATACGAAACGTATCACAATACTCTTTTTCAGTATTTATTTTATATGGTACGTAACAGAGAGGTTGCTGAAGAATTAGTTCAAGAAGTCTATATAAAGGTCCTCCATTCATATCAATCGTTTAAAGGTAAAAGTAGCGAGAAAACTTGGCTATATTCTGTTGCAAAACATGTTGGTATTGATTGGATTAGAGGACAAAGTCGCAAAAAGAGAAAAATAGACGGTCAACAATTTGAATGGAGTGAAAGAGAATACGAGATACATGATCATGCACCACTCCCTGAAGAAATTCTCTTGCAAAAGGATGAACTCCAGCAAATATATAAGAAGCTTCAACTATGCTCTGAGGATCAGCAGCAGGTCATTATTTTAAGGTATATACAGAGTTTGAGTATTTCCGAAACAGCAGATGTATTAGGCTGGACAGAGAGTAAAGTGAAAACGACTCAACATAGAGCGATAAAGGCATTAAAAAAGCAGTTAATGCAAGACGATTTTGATGTAAAGGAGGCTAGCGAATGA